The Aureitalea marina genome includes a window with the following:
- a CDS encoding ABC transporter ATP-binding protein, with product MKELRYLNKYFYKYRGRLLLGLLITMIATVFRIVVPAKIGDSTDAMVMYLNDEISRDMLKSRLQYNILMLLGAALASGFFTFLMRQTIIVVSRFFEYDMKNEVFRHYERLSLSFYKRNRTGDLMNRISEDVSKVRMYVGPALMYSTTTLTLFVVALSYMFYTAPSLTLYAVLPLPVLSICIYRLSLAIHKRSTIVQEYLSKLTTFSQESFSGISVIKAYGIEPRTLTNFNELADTSKQKNIDLAKVQALFFPLMILLIGASNLLVVHIGGKQYIDGLIDFGTIVEFLIYVNMLTWPVAIVGWVSSIIQQAEASQKRINEFLKEEPEIVNHASSQSDIRGVLEFNNVSFRYPDTGIQALKNVSFKVQPGETLAIVGHTGSGKSTILELIGRLYDIDSGNYQVDHKPVKDIHLNSLRKAVGYVPQDAYLFSESIKDNIRFGKEDASDQEIEQAAKDASVHKNIVGFKEGYNTVLGERGITLSGGQKQRVSIARAIVHDPQILLLDDCLSAVDTETEEEILRNLQRIGTDKTTIIVSHRVSSAKSADKIIVLEKGQVVQEGTHTELIGKDGYYKELYHKQLSEKEM from the coding sequence TTGAAGGAATTACGTTACCTCAACAAATATTTTTACAAATACCGGGGCCGATTGCTCTTAGGCCTTCTTATCACTATGATAGCTACGGTTTTCAGAATCGTGGTGCCGGCTAAGATTGGCGATTCCACCGATGCCATGGTCATGTATCTAAATGATGAGATCAGCCGTGATATGTTAAAATCCAGGCTTCAGTACAACATCTTGATGCTGCTTGGGGCCGCCTTGGCATCTGGCTTCTTTACCTTCCTCATGCGCCAGACCATTATCGTGGTATCCCGATTCTTTGAATACGACATGAAGAATGAAGTATTCCGTCATTACGAGCGCTTATCCCTCAGTTTTTACAAGCGCAACCGGACAGGTGACCTCATGAATCGGATCTCCGAGGATGTATCCAAGGTCAGGATGTATGTTGGGCCGGCCTTGATGTATAGTACCACTACCCTAACACTTTTTGTGGTTGCTCTCAGTTATATGTTCTACACCGCACCTAGCCTCACTTTATATGCTGTACTTCCTTTACCTGTATTATCCATTTGCATCTACAGATTGAGTCTGGCCATCCACAAGCGATCCACCATCGTGCAGGAGTACTTGTCTAAGCTGACCACCTTTAGTCAGGAAAGTTTCAGCGGAATCTCGGTGATCAAGGCTTATGGGATAGAACCCAGAACCCTGACCAACTTTAACGAATTGGCAGATACCAGTAAACAGAAGAACATCGACCTTGCCAAGGTACAGGCCTTGTTTTTCCCACTCATGATACTGCTGATCGGGGCGAGTAACCTCTTAGTGGTCCATATTGGTGGAAAGCAATACATAGACGGACTCATCGATTTTGGCACCATCGTAGAATTTTTGATCTACGTCAATATGCTCACTTGGCCGGTGGCCATAGTCGGCTGGGTCTCCTCCATTATCCAGCAAGCCGAAGCATCTCAGAAACGGATCAACGAATTCCTGAAGGAGGAGCCAGAGATAGTCAATCATGCCAGTAGTCAATCTGATATAAGGGGGGTACTTGAATTTAATAATGTCAGCTTCCGCTATCCGGATACCGGCATTCAGGCTTTGAAGAATGTATCATTTAAGGTTCAACCCGGAGAAACCCTAGCCATAGTGGGCCATACCGGATCTGGAAAGTCTACCATACTGGAATTGATCGGACGGCTTTACGATATTGATTCCGGCAATTACCAGGTGGATCACAAACCCGTGAAAGACATTCACTTAAATAGTTTGAGAAAGGCTGTCGGTTATGTGCCACAGGATGCATACTTATTTAGCGAGAGCATCAAAGACAATATTCGGTTTGGAAAGGAAGATGCCTCAGATCAAGAGATCGAGCAGGCGGCCAAGGATGCCAGTGTGCACAAGAACATCGTTGGCTTTAAGGAAGGGTACAATACTGTTCTGGGAGAGCGGGGTATCACTCTGAGTGGAGGTCAGAAACAGCGGGTCTCTATTGCGAGGGCCATAGTGCACGACCCTCAGATTCTGCTATTGGACGACTGCCTCTCTGCAGTGGACACAGAAACCGAGGAAGAGATCCTCAGAAATCTACAGCGTATAGGAACGGATAAGACCACCATAATTGTGAGTCACCGCGTTTCCTCTGCGAAAAGCGCGGACAAGATCATCGTACTGGAGAAAGGCCAGGTAGTGCAGGAAGGCACGCATACCGAATTGATCGGAAAGGACGGTTATTACAAGGAGTTATACCACAAACAGTTGTCCGAAAAAGAAATGTAA